A window from Agrobacterium tumefaciens encodes these proteins:
- a CDS encoding sugar transferase, translating to MKSATQSAEQTFSSSEDFDVSFPIGGIAKRSFDMTSAALALLIFSPIFLLIAVLVKLSDPGPIFYGHRRVGHNGRYFHCLKFRTMAMNGDEMLRQYLAANPEAAEEWRATRKLKNDPRVTAVGAVLRKLSLDELPQLLNIIRGEMSVVGPRPVVDEELSYYENAAAYYLSTRPGLTGLWQISGRNDVSYKTRVAFDTQYVQNWSMRRDVFIIVKTIPAVCMSRGSY from the coding sequence ATGAAGTCCGCGACCCAATCGGCTGAACAGACATTCAGCAGCTCCGAAGATTTCGATGTCAGTTTCCCTATCGGGGGCATCGCAAAACGCAGCTTCGATATGACATCGGCTGCGCTTGCGCTGCTCATCTTCAGCCCGATATTCCTGTTGATTGCCGTACTGGTGAAACTTTCCGATCCCGGTCCGATCTTTTATGGTCACCGGCGTGTGGGACATAATGGCCGCTATTTCCATTGCCTGAAATTCAGGACGATGGCGATGAACGGCGATGAGATGTTGCGGCAATATCTTGCCGCCAATCCGGAAGCCGCCGAGGAATGGCGCGCGACCCGCAAGCTCAAGAACGATCCGCGCGTCACCGCTGTTGGTGCCGTGCTGCGCAAGCTCTCCCTCGACGAGTTGCCGCAGCTTCTCAACATCATCCGTGGTGAAATGAGCGTGGTTGGTCCGCGCCCCGTCGTCGACGAGGAGCTGAGCTATTATGAAAACGCTGCCGCTTATTATCTCAGCACCCGTCCGGGCCTGACCGGCCTGTGGCAGATCAGCGGCCGCAATGACGTATCCTACAAGACCCGCGTGGCTTTCGACACGCAATATGTCCAGAACTGGTCGATGCGGCGGGATGTGTTCATCATCGTCAAGACCATTCCTGCCGTGTGCATGTCACGCGGAAGCTACTGA
- a CDS encoding aspartate aminotransferase family protein — MDNPSRSNSTSLDSYWMPFTANRQFKANPRLLTSAEGMYYTSNDGRQVLDGTAGLWCVNAGHGRQQIASAVKHQLSTMDYAPSFQMGHPVAFEFAERLAEIAPGPEGGKLDRVFYTGSGSESVDTALKIAIAYQRAIGQGTRSRLIGRERGYHGVGFGGISVGGLVNNRRVFPQIPADHLRHTHDLSKNSFVKGQPEHGAELADDLERLVALHGAETIAACIVEPVAGSTGVLVPPKGYLERLRAICDKHGILLIFDEVITGFGRMGSSFASNYFGVTPDIVTAAKGLTNGAIPMGAVFTSRKVHDALMHGPENQIELFHGYTYSGHPVACAAGIATLDIYRDEGLFTRAAELQDVWHDAIHSLKGAANVIDIRTIGFIAGIELQSREGAVGARAYDVFVDCFERGLLIRVTGDIIALSPPLIAEKSHFDDIVSILGEALKRAQ, encoded by the coding sequence ATGGACAACCCCAGCCGATCCAATTCCACCTCACTCGACAGCTACTGGATGCCCTTTACCGCCAACCGGCAGTTCAAGGCCAATCCCCGCCTGCTGACGAGTGCCGAGGGCATGTATTACACCAGCAATGATGGCCGCCAGGTTCTCGACGGCACGGCAGGCCTGTGGTGCGTCAATGCCGGCCACGGGCGCCAGCAGATCGCCTCCGCCGTAAAGCACCAGCTCTCGACCATGGATTACGCGCCCTCCTTCCAGATGGGCCATCCCGTTGCGTTTGAATTCGCCGAACGGCTGGCGGAAATCGCACCGGGACCGGAAGGCGGCAAGCTCGACCGCGTGTTCTACACCGGCTCCGGTTCGGAATCGGTCGATACGGCGCTGAAGATCGCCATCGCCTATCAGCGCGCCATCGGCCAGGGCACTCGCAGCCGCCTCATCGGTCGCGAGCGCGGTTATCACGGCGTCGGTTTCGGCGGCATCTCCGTCGGCGGCCTCGTCAACAACCGTCGCGTTTTCCCGCAGATCCCCGCCGATCACCTGCGCCACACGCATGATCTTTCGAAAAACAGCTTCGTGAAGGGTCAGCCGGAACACGGCGCGGAGCTTGCCGACGATCTGGAGCGGCTGGTCGCCCTGCATGGCGCGGAAACCATCGCCGCCTGCATCGTGGAGCCCGTGGCCGGCTCGACCGGCGTGCTGGTGCCACCGAAGGGATACTTGGAGCGCCTGCGTGCGATCTGTGACAAGCATGGCATCCTGTTGATCTTCGATGAGGTCATCACCGGTTTCGGCCGCATGGGCTCATCCTTCGCCAGCAACTATTTCGGTGTTACGCCTGACATCGTCACCGCGGCCAAGGGCCTGACCAATGGCGCTATCCCCATGGGCGCCGTCTTCACCAGCCGCAAGGTACATGATGCGCTGATGCACGGCCCGGAAAACCAGATCGAGCTGTTCCACGGCTACACCTATTCCGGTCATCCGGTCGCCTGTGCCGCCGGCATTGCGACCCTTGATATCTATCGCGATGAGGGTCTCTTCACCCGCGCGGCCGAATTGCAGGATGTCTGGCATGACGCCATTCATTCACTCAAAGGCGCGGCGAATGTCATCGACATCCGCACCATCGGCTTCATCGCCGGCATTGAATTGCAGTCGCGCGAAGGTGCTGTCGGCGCACGCGCCTACGATGTCTTTGTGGATTGCTTCGAGCGCGGCCTGCTCATCCGCGTCACCGGCGACATCATCGCCCTTTCACCGCCGCTGATCGCCGAAAAATCCCATTTCGACGATATTGTTTCCATCCTTGGCGAGGCACTCAAGCGCGCACAATAA
- a CDS encoding polysaccharide biosynthesis/export family protein, with the protein MNGLFAARRPFVALVLAASVAFAAPLSAMAAEGAQYKLGTADKLRIRVAEWQPADGSIRNWDVINGDYSVGPSGTLSLPFIGQLDVAGKTPSEVSDEIGAQLQSKFALRNLPSASVEIAQFRPIFLSGDVQTPGEYPYAPNITVLKAVSLAGGLRRSDAGQRFARDFINARGDAAVYDNQRARLLARQARLIAEVKGDQAITKTPEMEKITEIDTLLASESALMKSRTDRYTLQLKALTDLHALLESEVESLKKKSETQNRQLQLANEDRDRVNRLNEQGLALSQRRISAEERAAEVESTLLDIDTQSLRAKQDINKATQDEINLRNDWVAQRSKELQDTEAELDKLNLQLTTSRELMSEALAQSAEAIRFDPSGKSATIGYVVVREENGKPKEQKVDENTLLQPGDVIKVSSEILMQ; encoded by the coding sequence ATGAACGGCCTTTTTGCCGCCCGCCGCCCGTTTGTGGCTCTCGTCCTTGCCGCTTCCGTTGCCTTTGCCGCGCCTTTATCCGCAATGGCGGCGGAAGGCGCCCAATATAAGCTTGGTACCGCAGACAAGCTGCGTATCCGCGTTGCCGAGTGGCAGCCGGCCGATGGCAGCATCCGCAACTGGGATGTCATCAACGGCGATTATTCCGTTGGTCCCTCGGGTACCTTGTCATTGCCCTTCATCGGCCAGCTCGATGTTGCCGGCAAGACGCCCTCCGAAGTCAGCGATGAGATAGGTGCGCAGCTTCAGAGCAAATTCGCCCTCCGCAACCTGCCTTCAGCTTCCGTCGAGATCGCCCAGTTCCGGCCGATCTTCCTGAGCGGCGATGTGCAGACACCGGGCGAATATCCCTATGCACCCAATATCACCGTGTTGAAGGCCGTCAGCCTTGCCGGTGGTCTGCGCCGTTCCGACGCCGGGCAGCGTTTTGCCCGCGACTTCATCAATGCTCGTGGTGACGCCGCCGTCTACGACAACCAGCGGGCAAGGCTGCTCGCCCGCCAGGCGCGGCTGATTGCCGAGGTCAAGGGTGATCAAGCCATCACCAAGACTCCGGAAATGGAAAAGATCACCGAGATCGATACGCTTCTGGCCAGCGAAAGCGCGCTGATGAAATCGCGCACCGATCGTTACACCCTGCAGCTCAAGGCGCTGACGGACCTGCATGCGCTTCTGGAAAGCGAAGTGGAATCGCTGAAGAAGAAATCGGAGACGCAGAACCGCCAGCTCCAGCTCGCCAATGAGGATCGCGACCGCGTCAACCGGTTGAACGAGCAGGGGTTGGCACTGTCGCAGCGGCGTATTTCCGCAGAAGAGCGCGCGGCCGAGGTGGAATCCACCCTTCTCGATATCGACACGCAGTCGCTGCGCGCCAAGCAGGACATCAACAAGGCGACCCAGGACGAGATCAACCTGCGCAACGACTGGGTGGCCCAGCGCTCCAAGGAATTGCAGGATACGGAAGCGGAACTCGACAAGCTCAATCTGCAGCTGACCACAAGCCGCGAGCTGATGTCGGAAGCGCTGGCGCAATCGGCCGAGGCGATCCGTTTTGATCCCTCGGGCAAATCCGCCACCATCGGCTATGTCGTGGTGCGCGAGGAAAATGGCAAGCCGAAGGAGCAGAAGGTGGATGAAAACACGCTTCTCCAGCCCGGCGATGTCATCAAGGTCTCGTCTGAAATCCTGATGCAGTGA
- a CDS encoding HlyD family type I secretion periplasmic adaptor subunit, with product MFKKKNAIAEIKPQGQLEWYSEVPRSIRLHSSIGLAVLLASFGGFGYWAGTAPLSSAIIAQGSFVATGNNKVVQHLEGGIIKEMMVSEGDTVKVGDVLLTLDKTTALANERMFQLRRLRLETIVTRLRAEAQGEKSFKVPEIVMKEASDPDIKSIIQSQNVVFHSKLVKLEEQLNLINKNIKSLEFRFAGYDGQKQSFDRQLALLTQERDSKERLAKDGVIRKTDMLALERAIADAMGDIARLTGEMNQSEAEIAKFNQEAVIAVNANKQAALDALEIAESDLDSVREQVRGAAEVLERTVIRSPVNGTVVRAYYHTPGGVITTGKPIMEILPAHVPLILEAQVLRTSIDQLHEGQTAAIRLSALNRRTTPVLNGKVFYVSADSIEENAGLQVKDVYIVRVQISDEEIAKVHNFHPVPGMPADVLIQTSERTFFEYLTKPIADSMSRAFKER from the coding sequence ATGTTCAAGAAGAAAAACGCCATCGCCGAAATCAAACCCCAGGGCCAGCTGGAATGGTACAGCGAAGTGCCGCGCTCGATACGGCTGCACAGCTCAATCGGTCTTGCGGTGCTGCTCGCCTCTTTCGGCGGTTTCGGATATTGGGCCGGCACCGCGCCGCTCTCCTCCGCCATCATCGCCCAGGGCAGCTTCGTCGCCACCGGTAACAACAAGGTGGTCCAGCATCTGGAAGGCGGCATCATCAAGGAAATGATGGTCAGCGAGGGCGACACGGTCAAGGTCGGAGACGTTCTTCTGACCCTCGACAAGACGACGGCGCTTGCCAATGAACGCATGTTCCAATTGAGGCGCCTTCGCCTCGAAACCATCGTCACGCGCCTGCGCGCCGAAGCCCAGGGCGAAAAGAGCTTCAAGGTGCCCGAGATCGTCATGAAGGAAGCGAGCGATCCCGATATCAAATCCATCATCCAGAGCCAGAACGTCGTGTTCCACAGCAAGCTCGTCAAGCTGGAAGAACAGTTGAATCTGATCAACAAGAACATCAAGTCGCTGGAGTTTCGCTTTGCGGGCTATGACGGGCAGAAACAGTCCTTCGACCGGCAACTGGCGCTTTTGACCCAGGAACGGGATTCCAAGGAAAGGCTCGCCAAGGATGGCGTCATCCGCAAGACCGACATGCTGGCGCTCGAACGCGCCATTGCCGACGCCATGGGCGATATCGCCCGGCTGACCGGGGAAATGAACCAGAGCGAGGCGGAAATCGCCAAATTCAACCAGGAAGCAGTCATTGCCGTCAATGCCAACAAGCAGGCGGCACTGGACGCGCTGGAGATCGCGGAATCCGATCTCGACAGCGTGCGCGAACAGGTGCGCGGCGCAGCCGAAGTGCTGGAACGCACCGTCATCCGCTCCCCCGTCAACGGCACCGTGGTGCGCGCCTATTACCATACGCCGGGCGGCGTCATCACGACGGGCAAGCCGATCATGGAAATCCTGCCGGCCCATGTTCCCCTGATTCTGGAAGCGCAGGTGCTCAGAACCTCCATCGACCAGTTGCATGAGGGCCAGACCGCCGCAATTCGCCTCTCCGCGCTCAACCGCCGCACCACGCCGGTTCTGAACGGCAAGGTGTTTTATGTTTCGGCAGACAGTATCGAGGAAAATGCCGGTCTTCAGGTGAAAGACGTCTATATCGTGCGCGTGCAGATCTCCGACGAGGAAATCGCCAAGGTGCATAATTTCCACCCCGTGCCCGGCATGCCGGCCGACGTTCTCATCCAGACTTCGGAGCGGACTTTCTTCGAATATCTGACCAAGCCGATCGCCGACAGCATGTCGCGCGCCTTCAAGGAAAGATGA
- a CDS encoding methyl-accepting chemotaxis protein, whose amino-acid sequence MASIQKKIILASIAIFSITGSAASVGIWATEKLNRNSEYVALSANVLRNHMQADMMHDALRSDVLAAILSADTRIGLDLKAVKADLAEHEASFREMIEANKSLSAGTNVRAVVDGVEKPLFTYMDAANAVIGLAGSSPEEAIKLMPEFMRQFSALENAMEAAGDQIQALSDAASAESEKTKAAINLILKGLLVLAALFSAGLFLLTRKSIIRPILQLSKNMESLAGGDTSQPPSGIDRKDEIGSMSGAVEIFRQAAIANRVLEEQAAMARRQAEADQEATRRQAEEDASERLRIATSGLAAGLKRLASGDLAFQLNEAFAPQFEALRHDFNSSVRQLAETLFAISDGIGTIDGSSREIAAGAGDLSRRTENQAASLEETAAALDEITVNVSNANKRAAEARLAATDANQSALQSAEVVAHAEEAMRRIEASSRQITGIIGAIDEIAFQTNLLALNAGVEAARAGEAGKGFAVVAQEVRDLAQRAAKAASEIRDHIRQSSAEVESGVKLVLETGTALKDIGERIAGIDRHMNAIATSSAEQSTGLAEVNAAVNAMDQATQQNAAMVEQSTAASATLAAETARLRALVSRFHLDMEIAGGGEEARRVA is encoded by the coding sequence ATGGCATCGATTCAAAAAAAGATAATATTGGCAAGCATTGCAATCTTTTCCATCACCGGCAGCGCCGCCAGCGTCGGCATATGGGCGACAGAGAAGCTCAATCGTAACAGTGAATATGTGGCGCTTTCGGCCAATGTGCTTCGCAACCACATGCAGGCGGATATGATGCATGACGCGCTGCGGTCCGACGTGCTTGCTGCCATTCTTTCCGCCGACACCAGAATAGGTCTCGACCTCAAGGCCGTTAAAGCCGACCTTGCCGAACACGAGGCCAGTTTCCGCGAGATGATCGAGGCAAACAAGTCACTGTCGGCCGGCACCAATGTCAGAGCCGTCGTAGATGGCGTCGAAAAACCGCTTTTCACCTATATGGATGCTGCCAATGCGGTGATCGGCCTTGCCGGCTCAAGCCCGGAAGAGGCCATCAAGCTGATGCCGGAATTCATGCGGCAATTCTCCGCGCTCGAAAATGCGATGGAAGCCGCAGGCGACCAGATTCAGGCGCTCTCCGACGCGGCATCGGCCGAAAGCGAAAAGACCAAGGCGGCGATTAATCTCATCCTGAAGGGACTTCTGGTTCTCGCAGCGCTTTTCTCTGCCGGGCTTTTCCTTCTCACCCGCAAATCGATCATCCGCCCCATCCTGCAATTGTCGAAGAATATGGAGTCCCTGGCGGGCGGTGACACATCACAGCCGCCGTCCGGCATCGATCGCAAGGACGAGATCGGCTCCATGTCCGGCGCAGTCGAGATTTTCCGGCAGGCGGCCATCGCCAACCGGGTGCTCGAGGAACAGGCGGCAATGGCACGCCGGCAGGCGGAAGCCGATCAGGAGGCGACCCGCCGTCAGGCCGAAGAGGACGCTTCGGAAAGACTGCGCATCGCAACTTCCGGTCTCGCAGCGGGTCTCAAGCGGCTCGCCTCCGGCGATCTGGCCTTCCAGCTTAATGAGGCCTTCGCTCCGCAATTTGAGGCCCTGCGTCACGATTTCAACAGCTCGGTCCGGCAACTGGCCGAGACCCTCTTCGCCATTTCCGACGGCATAGGCACGATCGACGGCAGCAGCCGGGAGATCGCCGCCGGCGCCGGCGACCTTTCCCGCCGCACGGAAAATCAGGCCGCTTCCCTCGAAGAGACGGCGGCCGCACTCGATGAAATCACCGTCAATGTGTCGAACGCCAACAAGCGCGCCGCCGAAGCGCGGCTTGCCGCGACCGATGCCAACCAGAGCGCACTGCAATCGGCCGAGGTGGTAGCGCATGCCGAAGAGGCGATGCGCCGCATCGAGGCCTCGTCACGGCAGATCACCGGCATTATCGGCGCGATCGACGAGATCGCTTTTCAGACCAATCTCCTGGCGCTGAATGCCGGGGTGGAGGCCGCCCGCGCCGGCGAAGCCGGCAAGGGCTTCGCCGTGGTGGCGCAGGAGGTGCGCGATCTCGCCCAGCGCGCGGCAAAGGCCGCAAGCGAAATCCGCGATCATATCCGGCAATCATCCGCGGAGGTGGAAAGCGGCGTGAAGCTGGTTCTTGAGACCGGCACGGCGCTGAAGGATATAGGCGAACGCATCGCCGGCATCGACCGCCATATGAATGCCATCGCCACATCGTCCGCCGAGCAATCGACCGGTCTTGCCGAAGTCAACGCGGCGGTGAACGCCATGGATCAGGCAACCCAGCAAAATGCGGCCATGGTGGAACAATCCACCGCCGCCTCCGCGACACTCGCCGCCGAAACGGCGAGGTTGCGCGCGCTCGTATCGCGTTTCCATCTGGATATGGAAATTGCCGGCGGCGGGGAAGAGGCACGCCGGGTTGCATGA
- a CDS encoding O-antigen ligase family protein, translating into MRIAKSALIDPECNEVYGMAAIALSFFVFAYSSRFGMVSVLAYYGLWLPLVVVDYRRVLGNYPRYLWIFGFGILTVLSSFWSEAASVTMRASIQYMTHIVCALIAMRVISIRTLTRGALIGITLVLLYSLLFGIYLFDALDGTYSFVGAFSSKNQLGFYASLGVIFAASSVLVLKQRGIWLPIAGVTGLLSAYSLVASQSATSAITTAAVVALIIGFIPIGMLSPANRKMTFFALGGLGALLVIASLQFGLLDAILGIFGKDSTLTGRTYLWQQGIEAGKQTPILGVGYQGFWVVGFADAERLWNDFFITGRSGFHFHNTYIETVVENGMVGVLLLAMVLYGTLLGHLRSVLMRKSDPQGVILFAICAQFVVRSFVEIDIIFPYQIGSFLLYFAAGKLCLPARSVQGGMQLSGVRDASSHRHPGLEPESSQPKSLG; encoded by the coding sequence ATGCGGATCGCCAAATCGGCGCTGATCGATCCCGAATGCAACGAGGTTTACGGAATGGCGGCCATCGCGCTGTCATTCTTCGTTTTCGCCTATTCGTCGCGCTTCGGAATGGTTTCGGTTCTGGCCTATTATGGCTTGTGGCTGCCGCTTGTCGTGGTGGATTACCGGCGCGTGCTCGGCAATTATCCGCGTTATCTCTGGATATTCGGTTTCGGCATTTTGACCGTGCTGTCCAGCTTCTGGTCGGAAGCCGCCTCGGTGACCATGCGCGCCTCTATCCAATATATGACGCATATCGTCTGCGCGCTGATCGCCATGCGGGTGATCTCCATCCGCACGCTGACACGCGGCGCATTGATCGGCATCACCCTTGTTCTGCTCTATTCGCTGCTGTTCGGTATCTATCTCTTCGATGCGCTTGACGGTACCTATAGTTTCGTCGGTGCTTTTTCGTCCAAGAACCAGCTCGGCTTTTACGCCTCTCTGGGCGTCATCTTCGCTGCCTCCTCGGTGCTGGTCCTGAAACAGAGGGGCATCTGGCTGCCGATCGCCGGCGTTACCGGGCTGTTATCGGCCTATAGTCTCGTCGCGTCGCAATCGGCCACATCCGCCATCACCACGGCGGCGGTGGTGGCCCTTATCATCGGTTTCATTCCAATCGGCATGCTATCGCCGGCAAATCGCAAGATGACGTTCTTTGCGCTTGGCGGCCTCGGTGCATTGCTGGTCATCGCTTCCCTGCAATTCGGCCTGCTCGATGCCATTCTCGGCATTTTCGGCAAGGATTCGACGCTGACCGGGCGAACCTATCTCTGGCAGCAGGGCATCGAGGCGGGAAAACAGACACCCATTCTCGGTGTCGGTTATCAGGGGTTCTGGGTGGTGGGTTTCGCCGATGCCGAACGGCTGTGGAACGATTTTTTCATTACCGGTCGCAGCGGCTTCCATTTCCACAATACCTATATCGAGACGGTGGTGGAAAACGGCATGGTTGGCGTGCTGCTGCTTGCCATGGTGCTCTACGGAACGCTGCTCGGGCATTTGCGCTCGGTGCTGATGCGAAAGAGCGATCCGCAGGGCGTCATCCTGTTCGCGATCTGCGCCCAGTTCGTTGTCCGCTCCTTCGTGGAGATCGACATCATCTTCCCTTACCAGATCGGCTCGTTCCTGCTTTATTTCGCGGCCGGGAAACTGTGCCTGCCGGCGAGGTCTGTGCAGGGTGGAATGCAATTATCTGGAGTTCGTGACGCCTCCTCCCACCGTCATCCCGGCCTTGAGCCGGAATCCAGCCAGCCCAAGTCCCTGGGCTGA
- a CDS encoding type I secretion system permease/ATPase — protein MDHISRKTIADGRSLDLPLDQEAEDSKLTDACISAINEAVENLRQLSGADEPSKAAVPVAATTPPQTSQTTIQSPQMRDVPPIEPEARPGRQPEPTPEPAAKTDNTELKTAPDLPFVKTIDNNDGPIRENERRPVTGGGGGGKEPEDHGGGGGGGGGSHSGFHKRSEPINFAASLAKGIAAVRRNMVVVMLFTVAINILLLAIPLYLFQISDRVLTSRSMDTLVMLTVAVLGAVLLQAFMDAIRRFILMRTAVELEVQLGAPILSAAARASLHGSGKDYQTLQDLQQLRSFLTSGTLIAFLDAPLMPLFIVVVYLVHPHLGIIIMVCCVVLFGIAWLNQRFTARQFSEASGYLSRANFHLDSMSRNSQIINALAMIPEAVKMWGRETAGSLKSHVAAQDRNIMFSGVSKAARMVTQIALLGWGAHLSLSGELTGGMVIAASIISGRALAPIEGAIEGWHQFNKSAAAYGRIKQLLINSPLNFPRLRLPNPEGRLDVERILFVPPPQKKVILNGISFSLKKGESLAIIGNSGSGKTTLGKMLVGSILPTSGNVRLDLMDLRNWDQRQFGESIGYLPQDVQLFPGTIKANICRMRDDIEDRQIYEAAVLADVHELIAGFPQGYETVVAADGAPLSGGQKQRIALARAFFGDPKFVVLDEPNSNLDTQGEQALAKALLHAKKQGITTVTITQRPALLQCVDKIMVLKDGSVAMFGERMDVLKALSGNGRPASQSPQIEG, from the coding sequence ATGGATCATATTTCAAGAAAAACCATTGCCGACGGACGTTCGCTCGACTTGCCGCTGGATCAAGAGGCAGAAGACAGCAAACTGACGGACGCCTGTATTTCAGCCATCAATGAAGCCGTTGAGAACCTGCGCCAATTGTCCGGCGCGGATGAACCGTCAAAGGCAGCGGTGCCCGTCGCCGCGACTACACCGCCACAGACCTCCCAGACGACCATTCAGTCCCCGCAGATGCGGGATGTTCCGCCGATAGAGCCCGAGGCCCGACCGGGCCGGCAACCCGAGCCAACCCCGGAACCGGCAGCAAAGACCGACAATACGGAACTGAAAACTGCGCCCGATCTACCTTTCGTCAAAACCATCGACAATAATGACGGGCCGATCCGCGAAAATGAGCGCAGGCCCGTTACCGGCGGCGGTGGCGGCGGAAAGGAGCCGGAGGATCATGGCGGCGGTGGTGGCGGCGGCGGTGGAAGCCATAGCGGCTTCCATAAGCGCAGCGAACCGATCAATTTCGCCGCAAGTCTCGCCAAGGGTATCGCTGCGGTCAGACGAAACATGGTGGTGGTGATGCTGTTCACCGTCGCCATCAACATCCTGCTGCTCGCCATACCGCTTTATCTGTTCCAGATTTCCGACCGGGTTCTGACCAGCCGCTCCATGGACACGCTTGTCATGCTGACAGTCGCCGTTCTCGGCGCGGTTCTGCTGCAGGCCTTCATGGATGCCATTCGCCGCTTCATCCTGATGCGCACCGCCGTCGAGCTCGAAGTGCAGCTCGGGGCACCGATCCTGTCTGCGGCCGCCCGCGCCTCGCTCCACGGCAGCGGCAAGGATTACCAGACATTGCAGGACCTTCAGCAGCTGCGTTCCTTCCTGACATCGGGAACCCTGATCGCCTTTCTCGACGCACCGCTGATGCCGCTCTTCATCGTGGTTGTCTATCTCGTCCACCCGCATCTCGGCATCATCATCATGGTTTGCTGCGTGGTGCTTTTCGGCATTGCCTGGCTCAACCAGCGCTTCACTGCACGACAGTTCTCCGAAGCCTCGGGCTATCTCAGCCGCGCCAATTTCCACCTCGATTCCATGTCGCGCAATTCGCAGATCATCAATGCGCTCGCCATGATCCCTGAAGCCGTGAAGATGTGGGGTCGTGAAACCGCTGGTTCCCTGAAATCCCATGTGGCTGCGCAGGACCGCAACATCATGTTCTCGGGCGTTTCCAAGGCAGCGCGCATGGTCACCCAGATAGCGCTTTTAGGCTGGGGTGCGCATCTGTCGCTATCAGGCGAACTGACGGGCGGCATGGTCATCGCAGCCTCCATCATTTCCGGCCGGGCCCTCGCCCCCATCGAAGGCGCAATCGAAGGCTGGCATCAGTTCAACAAATCCGCCGCCGCCTATGGCCGCATCAAGCAGCTTCTCATCAATTCGCCGCTCAACTTCCCTCGCCTGCGTCTGCCCAATCCGGAAGGGCGTCTCGATGTGGAGCGCATCCTTTTCGTGCCCCCGCCGCAGAAGAAGGTGATTTTGAACGGGATTTCCTTTTCGCTGAAAAAGGGGGAATCGCTCGCCATCATCGGCAATTCCGGCTCCGGCAAGACGACGCTCGGCAAGATGCTGGTGGGTTCCATCCTACCCACCTCAGGCAATGTCCGTCTCGACCTCATGGATCTGCGCAATTGGGATCAGCGGCAATTCGGCGAAAGCATCGGTTATCTGCCGCAGGATGTGCAGCTTTTCCCCGGCACCATCAAGGCCAATATCTGCCGTATGCGCGACGATATCGAGGACCGGCAGATTTACGAAGCTGCGGTGCTGGCCGACGTCCACGAGTTGATCGCCGGTTTCCCGCAGGGTTATGAGACCGTCGTCGCCGCCGATGGCGCGCCGCTTTCCGGCGGCCAGAAACAGCGCATCGCGCTTGCCCGCGCCTTCTTCGGCGATCCCAAATTCGTGGTGCTGGACGAGCCGAACTCCAACCTCGATACGCAGGGCGAACAGGCACTGGCCAAGGCGCTGCTGCACGCCAAGAAACAGGGCATCACGACAGTCACCATCACCCAGCGACCGGCGCTCCTGCAATGCGTCGACAAGATCATGGTGCTGAAGGACGGATCGGTCGCCATGTTCGGCGAAAGGATGGACGTGCTGAAGGCGCTTTCCGGCAATGGCCGCCCGGCCAGCCAGTCGCCGCAGATCGAGGGTTGA
- a CDS encoding cupin domain-containing protein — translation MSVDIGGRLRHLRLRHNISQRELARRAGVTNSTISLIESNTSNPSVGALKRILDGIPIGLAEFFAFEPETSRKAFYRADELVEIGKGPISFRQVGENVFGRSLQILKECYQPGADTGKVPLVHDGEEGGIILSGRLEVTVEEERRVLGPGDAYYFESRRPHRFRCVGPVPCEVISACTPPTF, via the coding sequence ATGTCGGTGGATATAGGCGGGCGTTTGCGGCATTTGCGGCTGCGCCACAATATTTCCCAGCGCGAACTGGCGAGACGCGCCGGTGTTACCAATTCGACGATTTCGCTGATCGAGAGCAATACCTCCAACCCATCCGTCGGCGCGCTGAAACGTATTCTCGACGGCATACCGATCGGTCTTGCCGAGTTTTTCGCTTTCGAGCCGGAGACCAGCCGTAAGGCCTTTTACCGGGCGGATGAACTCGTTGAGATCGGCAAGGGGCCTATCTCCTTCCGGCAGGTGGGTGAGAATGTTTTCGGCCGTAGCCTGCAAATACTGAAGGAATGTTACCAGCCGGGCGCCGACACCGGCAAGGTTCCGCTGGTTCACGATGGCGAAGAGGGCGGCATTATCCTCTCAGGGCGGCTGGAAGTGACGGTTGAGGAGGAAAGGCGGGTGCTGGGTCCGGGCGATGCTTATTATTTCGAAAGTCGCAGGCCGCACCGCTTCCGCTGCGTCGGTCCCGTGCCCTGCGAGGTGATCAGCGCCTGCACGCCACCAACCTTCTGA